The candidate division KSB1 bacterium genome has a segment encoding these proteins:
- the rsfS gene encoding ribosome silencing factor → MVILDLRKITSITDFFVICTGETDVQVKAITDHIEEELEKDNIRAWHREGYEYLRWVLLDYVDVVAHVFQPETRAYYSLESLWGDAEITEVSDED, encoded by the coding sequence GTGGTGATCCTCGACCTGCGCAAGATCACAAGCATCACCGACTTTTTCGTGATCTGCACGGGCGAGACGGACGTCCAGGTGAAGGCGATCACGGACCATATCGAGGAGGAGCTGGAAAAGGACAACATCCGCGCCTGGCACCGCGAGGGCTACGAGTACCTGCGCTGGGTCCTCCTGGACTACGTGGATGTGGTTGCCCACGTCTTCCAGCCCGAGACACGGGCTTATTACTCCCTGGAATCGCTTTGGGGCGACGCGGAAATCACGGAAGTGAGCGATGAGGATTGA